The following proteins are co-located in the Shouchella hunanensis genome:
- a CDS encoding carbohydrate ABC transporter permease yields the protein MKAAQSTQIDPSKKPKGNREKRRTALAAYFFVSPFFILFLIFGLFPMVFSFYLAFFRWDGLGEMTYVGLANFQFIFNDPVFYSSILNTFIIGLLGTLPQIIFAILIAFALNSALIKFRNTFRTIIFLPYITSVVAVAIIFGVVFNNQPFGFVNYLLSLADIEPIRWNAEYWPVKIAIATMVFWRWVGYNTIIFLAGMQSIPKELYEAAKIDGATISQQIRLITLPMLKPITLFVVFTATIGSLQLFTEPLIFLGRNLREEGITMVAYLWRDAFVYNSFGTASAAAIALFFIIIVLTVVNLLITSRMGRSKKVG from the coding sequence TTGAAGGCAGCTCAATCAACTCAAATAGACCCAAGTAAAAAGCCAAAAGGTAATCGAGAGAAAAGACGTACAGCATTAGCTGCGTACTTCTTTGTTTCACCATTTTTTATTTTGTTTTTAATTTTTGGGCTTTTTCCGATGGTGTTTAGCTTCTACTTAGCTTTTTTCCGGTGGGATGGACTTGGAGAGATGACGTATGTGGGTCTAGCGAATTTTCAATTTATTTTCAATGATCCTGTTTTTTACTCTTCCATTTTAAATACCTTTATTATTGGACTATTAGGAACGCTACCCCAAATTATCTTTGCTATATTAATTGCATTTGCCTTAAATTCTGCGTTAATAAAATTCAGAAATACGTTTCGAACGATTATTTTTCTACCGTACATTACCTCTGTCGTCGCAGTAGCGATTATTTTTGGAGTCGTTTTTAACAACCAGCCTTTTGGTTTTGTGAACTATCTTTTAAGCTTGGCTGATATTGAACCAATCAGGTGGAACGCGGAATATTGGCCAGTGAAAATAGCGATTGCAACTATGGTGTTCTGGCGTTGGGTAGGGTACAACACGATTATCTTTTTAGCAGGTATGCAAAGTATACCGAAAGAATTATACGAAGCTGCCAAAATTGACGGAGCAACAATTAGTCAGCAAATTCGATTGATTACATTGCCAATGTTAAAACCAATTACGTTATTTGTCGTTTTCACTGCAACCATCGGAAGCTTACAATTATTTACTGAGCCACTTATCTTCCTTGGTCGTAATTTAAGAGAAGAAGGTATTACAATGGTTGCTTACTTATGGCGCGATGCGTTTGTCTATAATTCGTTTGGCACTGCTTCTGCAGCGGCAATTGCTTTATTCTTTATCATTATTGTGTTAACGGTTGTGAACTTACTTATTACAAGTCGAATGGGACGGTCTAAAAAAGTCGGATAG